A single genomic interval of Tsukamurella paurometabola harbors:
- a CDS encoding type IV toxin-antitoxin system AbiEi family antitoxin domain-containing protein, which yields MTTLELIEQMAAADGGVVSRRALIRRGADAAEIERLRSRGVLSAVRRGWYSVPGAKPIVVAAVKNGAALTCVSALPHYPGVWVPPGSGRTHLRWPRHLKHRRTHRQCRAYRTLPSPIRAVDPLHTALLCAANCVSDENLVAVLDSVLRLPDPVTIDDLHVAFDGAPRRIGRLLGLLDPKAGSGTESLTRYRLHCLGIRTRSQVPLPWGIVDLLAGEKLVIECDSEEYHGGAQRRADLRRDRIAVRAGYRVMRIDYQDVIANWDAVRDDILDIVRTDRHRGKTREISIENRTEAESGFESA from the coding sequence ATGACCACACTGGAATTGATCGAGCAGATGGCCGCCGCCGACGGTGGAGTCGTTTCCCGGCGGGCGTTGATTCGTCGCGGCGCCGATGCGGCGGAGATCGAGCGGTTGCGGAGCCGGGGCGTCCTCTCCGCCGTCCGCCGCGGCTGGTACTCGGTGCCCGGAGCGAAGCCGATCGTGGTGGCGGCGGTGAAGAACGGCGCCGCTCTCACCTGTGTCTCGGCGTTGCCCCACTACCCCGGGGTCTGGGTCCCGCCCGGCAGCGGCAGGACACATCTGCGCTGGCCCCGGCATCTCAAGCACCGGCGTACGCACAGGCAGTGTCGGGCGTACCGCACGCTCCCGTCGCCGATCCGTGCCGTCGATCCACTCCACACGGCGTTGCTGTGCGCGGCGAACTGCGTGAGCGACGAGAACCTGGTCGCCGTGCTCGATTCGGTACTCCGCCTCCCCGATCCGGTCACCATCGACGACCTGCACGTGGCGTTCGACGGAGCACCCCGTCGGATCGGTCGCCTACTCGGCCTCCTTGACCCGAAGGCGGGCTCGGGCACCGAATCCCTCACCCGCTACCGCCTGCACTGCCTCGGAATCAGGACGCGGTCGCAGGTGCCGCTGCCCTGGGGCATCGTCGACCTCCTCGCCGGCGAGAAACTGGTCATCGAATGCGACAGCGAGGAGTACCACGGCGGCGCTCAGCGGCGCGCCGACCTGCGGCGTGATCGCATCGCCGTGCGCGCCGGCTATCGCGTGATGCGGATCGACTACCAGGATGTGATCGCGAACTGGGACGCTGTCCGCGATGACATCCTCGACATCGTGCGGACCGACCGTCACCGCGGGAAGACTCGGGAGATCAGCATCGAGAACCGCACCGAGGCCGAATCCGGCTTCGAATCCGCGTGA
- a CDS encoding TetR/AcrR family transcriptional regulator, whose translation MTVPSPARRIVDAAREVIAANGIPGVSMDQVAKQAHVSRSTLYRIFPNRDQLIARVVAIEIRTLRRKLDKTIVGFTPQQTLVEVFVLSIEQAEANMAVSKVLAAEPEYFLRIPRGVWDLLIQGIVIRLRNSGAEQDYADLCSVVDLMLRITGSLLSNSPTGLDISDSAALRAYGEKYITRLLV comes from the coding sequence ATGACGGTTCCCTCCCCTGCGCGGCGGATCGTGGACGCGGCTCGTGAGGTGATCGCCGCGAACGGCATCCCCGGCGTCAGCATGGACCAGGTGGCCAAGCAGGCGCACGTCTCCCGCAGCACCCTGTACCGCATCTTCCCCAACCGCGATCAGCTGATCGCCCGCGTCGTGGCCATCGAGATCCGCACTCTGCGCCGCAAGCTCGACAAGACGATCGTCGGGTTCACGCCGCAGCAGACGCTGGTCGAGGTGTTCGTCCTCAGCATCGAACAGGCCGAGGCGAACATGGCCGTGTCCAAGGTGCTGGCCGCTGAGCCCGAGTACTTCCTGCGCATCCCGCGCGGCGTGTGGGACCTGCTCATCCAGGGCATCGTGATCCGGCTGCGCAACTCCGGCGCGGAACAGGACTACGCCGACCTGTGCTCCGTCGTCGACCTCATGCTCCGGATCACCGGCTCACTGCTGTCGAACTCGCCCACCGGGCTCGACATCAGCGACTCCGCCGCCCTGCGCGCCTACGGCGAGAAGTACATCACCCGCCTCCTGGTGTAG